A window of Streptomyces marispadix contains these coding sequences:
- a CDS encoding DUF6049 family protein has product MPSRSIVTIRPARRIHDDRGRTSAWPRRLRTRAPRPLPPAGGCEVPPRSCSPPGPLIAGLLPAPAAAEESHTAPAAAGAPSASGARAAAPARTGSGSRTADISINTLSPATPQKDDTLSVTGTVTNKGRSPITDGSIGLRIGPGANSRSALEQNAARKDYLPGADGKEVGGKKATEKVGSMRPGIRRSFKLKLPVSALKMDSSGVYQLGITLTGQTRERPYDQILGIERSFLPWQTSDAKHKTGLTYLWPLISSSHLTARTQSDEEQTPVFRNDELAKELAPGGRLQQMVNLGKDLPITWMVDPDLLATVNAMTEKYRVQKKGGGTVAGKGQTYAKQWLMDLQGAVKGEEVATLPFADTDVASLAHRGRNVPGALGDLGSATRRGRLTVESILHTKPSTDYAWPVEGAVDPSIVDVATSAGAHNVIARSDSLRDTALSYTPTSARPIGGGNTALVADSRLSKAFEGDLTRPGATSRAVQRFLSETQAVNAQVPGKQRNILVAPQRTPSADQAQAMALALSSLQKDGRWAEGTDLSEAAKAKPDPRANRRVPGGSQYPASLRKQELPTAAYRHVQDTKRLVGDFKKILTREDRVVTPFGSAVERGESASWRGDGEGAANYRDGVRGYLVGLTKEVHLIQKSPITLSGRSATIPVTVQNNLVQGVDDLELRLKSRRRIGLDVGEAQAVKIDGEHSQSVKFSTSAKANGRAYVEAQLYTKDGKPYGKRMVFQVNVTSITSTVLLVIAGGVLLVVLAGVRMYTTRKRNGGPAAGPGSPEPDQGADGPADGDPADGDSGDPVGSGSGSSSGTGSGAGSGSESAAAGAPAGSGSTQGPSSADVADRTHDAQDAEGAGESGGRDASTGPVATVKSAEPEAARQTSSAVGDAAPDGQRGENEGPAAPAETAESADTATVPGEPADGGADTVKGSGTVPDAGEKVDR; this is encoded by the coding sequence GTGCCATCCCGCAGCATCGTTACCATCAGACCAGCGAGACGCATCCACGACGACAGAGGACGGACGAGCGCGTGGCCGAGGCGGCTGAGAACCAGGGCACCCCGACCGCTCCCGCCCGCCGGTGGCTGCGAGGTACCGCCGCGCTCGTGCTCACCACCGGGGCCGCTCATCGCAGGGCTGCTGCCCGCTCCCGCAGCCGCGGAGGAGAGCCACACAGCGCCGGCCGCCGCGGGAGCCCCGAGCGCGAGCGGAGCCCGTGCGGCGGCCCCCGCCCGTACCGGCAGCGGCTCCCGCACGGCCGACATCTCCATCAACACCCTCTCGCCCGCCACCCCTCAGAAGGACGACACCCTCAGCGTCACCGGCACCGTCACCAACAAGGGCCGCTCGCCCATCACGGACGGCAGCATCGGCCTGCGTATCGGCCCCGGCGCCAACAGCCGCAGCGCCCTGGAGCAGAACGCCGCCCGCAAGGACTACCTCCCCGGCGCCGACGGCAAGGAGGTCGGGGGCAAGAAGGCCACGGAGAAGGTCGGCAGCATGCGCCCCGGCATCCGCCGCTCCTTCAAGCTCAAACTCCCCGTCAGCGCGCTGAAGATGGACTCCTCCGGCGTCTACCAGCTCGGCATCACGCTCACCGGGCAGACGCGGGAGCGCCCCTACGACCAGATCCTCGGCATCGAACGCAGCTTCCTGCCCTGGCAGACCTCCGACGCCAAGCACAAGACGGGTCTGACGTACCTCTGGCCGCTGATCTCCTCGTCGCATCTGACGGCCCGTACACAGTCCGACGAGGAGCAGACCCCGGTCTTCCGCAACGACGAACTCGCCAAGGAACTCGCCCCCGGCGGCCGTCTCCAGCAGATGGTCAACCTCGGCAAGGATCTCCCGATCACATGGATGGTCGACCCGGACCTGCTGGCCACCGTGAACGCGATGACCGAGAAGTACCGGGTGCAGAAGAAGGGCGGCGGCACCGTCGCAGGCAAGGGCCAGACGTACGCGAAGCAGTGGCTGATGGACCTTCAGGGCGCCGTGAAGGGCGAAGAGGTCGCGACGCTGCCCTTCGCCGACACCGACGTCGCCTCGCTCGCGCACCGCGGCCGCAACGTGCCGGGCGCGCTCGGCGACCTGGGCTCCGCCACCAGGCGCGGGCGCCTCACCGTCGAGTCGATCCTGCACACCAAGCCCAGCACGGACTACGCATGGCCCGTCGAGGGCGCCGTAGACCCGAGCATCGTCGACGTCGCCACGTCCGCGGGCGCGCACAACGTCATCGCGCGCAGCGACTCACTTCGCGACACCGCGCTCTCCTACACGCCGACGTCAGCGCGCCCCATCGGTGGCGGGAACACGGCGCTAGTCGCCGACTCCCGGCTGTCCAAGGCGTTCGAGGGCGACCTGACGCGGCCCGGCGCGACGTCCCGGGCCGTACAGCGCTTCCTCAGCGAGACCCAGGCCGTCAACGCCCAAGTGCCGGGAAAGCAGCGCAACATCCTCGTAGCGCCGCAGCGGACGCCGAGCGCGGACCAGGCACAGGCGATGGCGCTGGCGCTCAGCTCCCTTCAGAAGGACGGGCGCTGGGCCGAGGGCACCGACCTGTCGGAGGCGGCCAAGGCGAAGCCGGACCCGCGGGCGAACCGGCGGGTGCCCGGCGGCAGCCAGTACCCGGCGTCGCTGCGCAAGCAGGAACTGCCGACCGCCGCGTACCGGCACGTGCAGGACACCAAGCGGCTCGTGGGCGACTTCAAGAAGATCCTCACCCGTGAGGACCGCGTCGTGACGCCCTTCGGCAGCGCCGTCGAGCGCGGCGAGTCCGCCTCCTGGCGCGGAGACGGCGAGGGCGCCGCGAACTACCGGGACGGGGTGCGCGGTTACCTGGTCGGGCTGACCAAGGAGGTCCACCTGATCCAGAAGTCGCCCATCACCCTCTCCGGACGCAGCGCCACGATCCCCGTGACCGTGCAGAACAACCTCGTACAGGGTGTGGACGATCTGGAGCTGCGCCTGAAGTCCAGGCGCCGCATCGGCCTGGACGTCGGCGAGGCACAGGCCGTGAAGATCGACGGCGAGCACAGCCAGTCGGTGAAGTTCTCCACGAGCGCCAAGGCCAACGGCCGGGCATACGTCGAGGCGCAGCTCTACACGAAGGACGGCAAGCCGTACGGGAAGCGCATGGTCTTCCAGGTCAACGTCACTTCGATCACGTCGACGGTGCTGCTGGTGATCGCGGGCGGAGTGCTCCTCGTGGTCCTCGCGGGCGTACGGATGTACACGACGCGGAAGCGGAACGGCGGGCCCGCGGCCGGGCCCGGCTCACCGGAGCCGGACCAGGGCGCCGACGGACCCGCGGACGGGGACCCGGCGGACGGAGACTCGGGAGACCCGGTCGGCTCGGGCTCCGGGTCGAGTTCCGGAACGGGCTCCGGGGCCGGTTCCGGGTCGGAGTCCGCTGCTGCCGGAGCCCCGGCAGGTTCCGGCAGTACGCAGGGCCCGAGCAGCGCGGACGTCGCAGACCGCACGCATGATGCGCAAGACGCCGAAGGCGCAGGGGAATCGGGAGGCCGCGACGCCTCCACCGGGCCCGTCGCCACCGTGAAGTCCGCAGAACCGGAAGCGGCCCGGCAGACGTCTTCGGCAGTCGGGGACGCCGCCCCGGACGGGCAGCGCGGGGAGAACGAAGGCCCTGCCGCGCCCGCCGAGACCGCTGAGTCCGCCGACACCGCGACGGTGCCCGGCGAGCCCGCCGACGGCGGCGCCGACACCGTAAAGGGAAGCGGAACCGTTCCCGACGCGGGTGAGAAAGTGGACCGTTGA